Genomic DNA from Candidatus Brocadia sp.:
TGGAGACACAGCTTACAAATTTGTGGATTTTCTTGCAGAAACCAGACAATGCTTATGGCAAGTCCTCCCGTTAAACCCGACCCGAACAGTATATGGAAATAGTCCTTATAGCAGTTATTCGGCTTTTGCTGGAAATCATCTTATGATAAGCCTTGATCTTCTTGTTCGGGACGGCATTCTTTTAAAGTCTGATATAGAAGGTTCTGTTACCTTTCCACGTGACAGGGTTGAATATAAGACTGTTACTGAGTACAAAGAGAACATTCTTCGCATAGCATACAAACACATTCATCGCAAACTGGAAAAAGACTTTGAATTTGAAGAGTTCTGTAATGAAAACAAATACTGGCTCGACGATTATACCCTGTTTATCACTTTAAAGGAACACTTTCATGGAGTTTCCTGGAGTGATTGGCCTGAGGATTTAAAGTACAGAAAAGAAGAAGTTGTAAGAAGTTGGAAAGAAAAATTGAAAGAAAGAATACTCATGGAAAAGTTTTATCAATTCCTCTTTTTTAAACAGTGGTATTCTCTGAAAAAATACTGTAACTCAAAAAACATACAAATAATCGGCGATATACCTATTTATGTAACCTATGACAGCGCCGAAGTATGGGCTAAACCAGAAATTTTCAAGTTAGATAATGCCCAAAAGCCCCTATTCGTTGCGGGAGTCCCTCCGGATTATTTCAGTGCAACGGGGCAATTGTGGGGAAATCCTGTTTATAACTGGGATGTTCTGAAAGAAACTGGTTTCTCATGGTGGCTGAAACGTATAGAATTCAATCTGAAACTCTATGACATTGTCAGGCTCGATCACTTCAGGGGTTTTGTTTCATACTGGGAAGTTCCAGCAGGAGAAAAGACGGCAGTGAATGGGAAATGGGTAAATGCCCCTGTTAAAGATTTTTTTGATTTATTGTATAGACACTTCCCAAGTCTCCCCATTATTGCAGAAGACCTGGGGGAAGAAATAACACCGGAAGTAAGGGAGATTATGAGTATCTTTGGAATTCCCGGAATGAAAGTACTCCAATACGCATTTGGAAAAGATTTACCAACAAGTCCATTTATTCCGCACAATTACACTACAAGCTGCGTTGTTTATTCCGGAACGCATGATAATAATACAACGAAGGGCTGGTACAAAAAAGAACTAAGTCATGAAGACAGGGACAGAATTCAAAAATACCTGGGAAGAGAAGTCACAGAAGATAATATCCACCATCATCTTATCAGACTTGCTATGATGTCGGTTGCAAACATGGTTGTTATACCCATGCAGGATATTCTCGGACATGGTGAAGAGTCACGAATGAATTTTCCTGCAACTTCTGAAAATAATTGGAAATGGAGGCTCCTGCCAGAACAGATAACACCTGCCCAGATACAAGAACTATCGGAAGCAACCATGATATACGGCAGAGGATGAAGTAAAAAATTAAATACCAGTTCTTTAAAATTTCGAATGTTTAAACAATTGACAAAGTAAACAATACATGACCACAGAAACAACATCAGATCCCCGAATACCTGATTCAACATACAGGCTACAATTCAGTCGTCTGTTTCAATTCTCAGATGCAAAAAATATTATTCAGTACCTTTCCGATATCGGTATTAGTGATATTTATGCTTCCCCCTATTTTAAGGCAAAAGAAGGTAGTCTTCATGGCTATGACATCGTTGAACACAATACCCTGAACCCGGAAATTGGAACAGAAGAAGAATACCATGGAATGATACAAGAGTTATGGAAGTACGGAATGGGTCAAATCCTTGACATCGTTCCAAACCACATGTGCATTACCAGTAAAGAAAATACCTGGTGGATGGATGTCCTTGAAAACGGACCAGGCTCTATCTATGCAGACTTCTTTGACATAGACTGGGAACCGGTAAAAATAGAACTGAAAGACAAAGTACTTATCCCTATTTTAGGCGATCAATATGGAGTTGTTCTTGAAAGGCAGGAATTGCAGCTTGTCTTTGAAAACGGCGATTTCTTTCTTTGTTATTATAAGCACAAATTTCCCATAAGACCGAAGACATATATAGATATTTTACAATATCGCATAGATGATCTAAAAAATCTTCTCTCTCCTGAAAACCCCCATCTTAACGAGCTTTTGAGTATTATTACTGCATTAAACCATTTACCCTCATATACCGAAAAGGATCCGGAAAGGATTGCGGAACGATATCGTGAAAAAGAAATCATAAGGAAAAGATTGTGGAATCTCTACAATGAAAATCCCGGTTTTAAAACATTCATAGATGAAAATGTAAAAATATTTAATGGCGAAAAAGGTAAGCCCGAAAGCTTTAATTTTCTTGATAATCTCCTTAATCAGCAGAACTACAGGCTTTCGCAATGGAGCGTGGCTACCGAAGAAATAAATTACCGGAGATTCTTTGATATCAATGACCTTGCAGCAATCCGTATGGAAAACCCACTTGTTTTCAGGGAAACCCATAAATTGATTTTTAAACTTATCAGAGAAGGCAAGGTCACAGGATTGAGGGTTGATCATCCCGATGGGCTCTACAACCCTTCGGAATACTTCCGGCGGTTGCAGAAAAACTGTTTTCTTTATAAAAGACTTGATCTTCCAGGATATGGAACGGAAACTTCCGACAGAGAAGCTGAAATATTGAGACAATACAATGAACTGTTGTCAACGAATCCCCAGTTAAAGGCTTTTTATATTATCGGCGAAAAAATCCTTATCAAAGGTGAAAAGATACCAGAAGACTGGCCCATCTTTGGCACGACAGGATATGACTTTTTGAACTCCCTCAATGGCATCTTTGTCGAAACAATGAATGTAAAAATATTTGATGATATATACACCAGGTTCATCAGATCAAAGCCTGATTTCCAGAATATTGTTTATGAAAAGAAAAAATTAATTATGGAAGTGATTATGTCGAGTGAAGTCAATACACTGGGACACTATCTGAACCGGCTATCGGAAAAAAACAGACATACAAGGGATTTTACCTTGAACAGCCTTACAAATGCTATAAAGGAAACCATTGCCTTTTTCCCGGTATATAGAACCTATACAAAACCATCAGAGGTCGC
This window encodes:
- the malQ gene encoding 4-alpha-glucanotransferase, whose amino-acid sequence is MNRRRSGILLHITSLPSPHGVGDFGDTAYKFVDFLAETRQCLWQVLPLNPTRTVYGNSPYSSYSAFAGNHLMISLDLLVRDGILLKSDIEGSVTFPRDRVEYKTVTEYKENILRIAYKHIHRKLEKDFEFEEFCNENKYWLDDYTLFITLKEHFHGVSWSDWPEDLKYRKEEVVRSWKEKLKERILMEKFYQFLFFKQWYSLKKYCNSKNIQIIGDIPIYVTYDSAEVWAKPEIFKLDNAQKPLFVAGVPPDYFSATGQLWGNPVYNWDVLKETGFSWWLKRIEFNLKLYDIVRLDHFRGFVSYWEVPAGEKTAVNGKWVNAPVKDFFDLLYRHFPSLPIIAEDLGEEITPEVREIMSIFGIPGMKVLQYAFGKDLPTSPFIPHNYTTSCVVYSGTHDNNTTKGWYKKELSHEDRDRIQKYLGREVTEDNIHHHLIRLAMMSVANMVVIPMQDILGHGEESRMNFPATSENNWKWRLLPEQITPAQIQELSEATMIYGRG
- a CDS encoding malto-oligosyltrehalose synthase, with the translated sequence MTTETTSDPRIPDSTYRLQFSRLFQFSDAKNIIQYLSDIGISDIYASPYFKAKEGSLHGYDIVEHNTLNPEIGTEEEYHGMIQELWKYGMGQILDIVPNHMCITSKENTWWMDVLENGPGSIYADFFDIDWEPVKIELKDKVLIPILGDQYGVVLERQELQLVFENGDFFLCYYKHKFPIRPKTYIDILQYRIDDLKNLLSPENPHLNELLSIITALNHLPSYTEKDPERIAERYREKEIIRKRLWNLYNENPGFKTFIDENVKIFNGEKGKPESFNFLDNLLNQQNYRLSQWSVATEEINYRRFFDINDLAAIRMENPLVFRETHKLIFKLIREGKVTGLRVDHPDGLYNPSEYFRRLQKNCFLYKRLDLPGYGTETSDREAEILRQYNELLSTNPQLKAFYIIGEKILIKGEKIPEDWPIFGTTGYDFLNSLNGIFVETMNVKIFDDIYTRFIRSKPDFQNIVYEKKKLIMEVIMSSEVNTLGHYLNRLSEKNRHTRDFTLNSLTNAIKETIAFFPVYRTYTKPSEVAERDKRYIEIAVSKAKRKNPAMSESVFDFLKDVLLLKYPENFKDADQREWLDFVMKFQQITGPVTAKGLEDTSFYIYNRLVSLNEVGGSPERFGTPMETFHGQNIERSKFWPHTLIATSTHDSKRSEDVRARINVLSEIPDEWKEHLTRWRRLNKKNVVVVEGQTVPDLNEEYLLYQTLIGAWPIEPTTGPEYEIFKKRIKDYMVKALREAKVNTSWINPNANYENILMSFIEAILNTTRRNKFLKDFQAFQKQISHYGIYNSLSQTLLKITSPGIPDFYQGTELWDFSLVDPDNRRPVDYSIRIKMLEELKRNEQEMPLSDLAKELTINKDNGKIKLYLMYKALNYRKANREIFERGEYSPLEAMGEKAVNVCSFVRRFGNLAALVVTPRLITRLIQQPESLPFGKEVWKDSVIIVPHEETDKKYRNIFTGEVVTTVSYTDATILYLPEIFAHFPVALLERII